The Vigna radiata var. radiata cultivar VC1973A chromosome 6, Vradiata_ver6, whole genome shotgun sequence DNA segment aaaaaagaaacgaaggaAGCAGCGATCATTGCTAAAGCCTCCCCAGCATTGAATGTAGGAGGCCCCCATTGGAAGAAGCCCGGAAAATACACCCTGCGTATAAATTCTAAACTTTGACCTCATCTTAAAAAGGCTGAAACTGGTGTAACTCATAAACATTTCACATGTTCAAACATTATTAAGCATTTTTGGAAAACTAAGTTTTCATACATACAACATGTGCATGTGTCTCTCCTATCTCATGAGTTGCTGTTATGTAGCAGTATCTTCTCATTTTCAATCTCATCATTTCTATAATTTTCGTTTAAATAACTGATCACTGATTGAGAAAACATGTCTGCACTCAATCTTACCATGGAGCGGCTGTAATAAGTCCAGCACGATCAGTGCGGCAATTATTCTGTGTACTTTCTGACTTGTTGTTATACACAGTGCATGAAGTTAGAAACAGTGCAAATAACCATGCAATTGTAACAGTGAAGAGCACCGAATATCGGTCACATATAGGCCTTTTCATGCCAATATAACGATTAAGATACTGCATACACATAGAACACTGTTAAACACTTAGATcaaaaagttaaagaataaaTACTCAATGGTTTAAAATCTCTTCGAAATTCTCTGTTTCCATCCTGAAATTCTTATTTGAAATCCTTTGAACACATTCCTGTTCTGTAAAAGTTTGGTCTACCAAGATCAAGTGGGACAAAGCAAACATGTAAACAACTGTGCAAGACCAACTTGCCTGCGATATGAAAACAAATACAACTAATGTTGGAAGCCCAATTTCAACACATTCTGTCACCTGCAACATTGATTGGAAAATATAGAGAGGAAAAGGAATACAAAACTTCTGTCAAACATGAAAATCAAGACATCGCAAATACCAGTGGGAAACCAAAACGATAGAGGCTGAGTCCTGTGAAAGTTATATAAGGGACTACACTGAGTGGACTGAGAAACCTGAGATGATTGAAGTGGCTAACAGTATTAAAAGTGTTGATCAAAACTAGGATAGAATAGTTATTAAAAGAAGATTATCAGATGATGAAACCAGCCAAGAAAATCACGCTAACCTGACAGCGTTCCTCCAAAAGCCAAAAAATCCAACAGCCATCTGGAAACATGCAGTTATGATCAAGGCACCTTGAATAGCTCTGATTGTCTGAATAAACCTCTGGAAAAAGCAAGCATTTAGTCAGAAAAtcactaaaagaaaatataagaagcAAAAATAGTCTCACAGACCTCGTAAGAATCCGTGTATGAATTGTATCTTCTGGCATGGATAATAGATGTTATAGGTACTATGTAAGTGTATGAACCAACAACTACAATTGGAAGTCGAGTTCCAAACAAGGATTGAAGAAATGTGCTTATTCCAGAAACAAACAAAAGTGTCTGAAACACTCGTGTCTTCTCAGCCTACATTGATCAAAGCATTCAGTTTCATTTCTATATTCAAACTCTCAAAAGcatacaaaaaaatgaaaaaagttctTACAACTCCTCCACCCATTTGAGGAACAAGCATAGTTGGAATCAGAACGGTAACTCCAAGAGTCAGAAGGAAATGCTGAAACCCCAATAGCACTGCTTCACCTGCATCATGAAGCATATCTCTATCTTTTGCAATGATATGTAAGATTTTGTGTTGTAAATTCcaacaaaattcaaactttttataGTTCTTATTATCGTTATTATAAGTAGACAACAGTGTACTAACGCCATGGAGGAGGACTCTTGATGCAATATTGAACTCCAGGCAATTGTTCATGCACAGCATGTGGCTGCACCTCCTCCACTTTCTTTGCAGCACCTGCATTTTTGTTAGTATCACCACCTTTGTTGCCAGTGACAGCACTTGCATGGTTGCATGCAGCATTATCTTGAGCCATCTTTTACCAGTATCAGATGAAAGAACTTTTTCATCTTCTGAAATGGTTGAtcattttttctaatataaggAGAATTGTATATGAATTCCAATTAATTTCAATTCAGTAACCAAACATTTCAAGATTAATTTGGTTTAATCAGTTACAAGAATTGGATTTATGCACCATTATGTTAATGGTATAAAACGGTCTAGAACATTAATACGTTTGTTAAGTGCCATGAAATTATTCCAatgaaaagtaattataattttctttaccaGGGTTTGggattaaagtatttttaaattttgaaatcttacTTTGGTTGGTTATCTTCTTCTTGGACAATTTCATCGTACTAAACAAATATTCTTGCTTTTAGCTTAAAATTTTATGCTATATTTGTATGCATGGTAGATCATGAAACCAGATagattaaaacatattaaaaaactattttatatttttttaaataattacaagagTTTTTATTCCATCTGTCGAAGAAAGATcaagcaaaataaattatacatgtaCAAAACTATTATCCAATTTATAGCTACAAAGTTTGCTATCAATTTTATAACAGTATTTTTCTCACCTCGCCTTTTTTGAGAAGATGCTTAGAATCTTAGTTAAATGCTGTGTTAAGAAAACGTCATCTTAAATTTACACATTAGATCAGAAATACCATTGAAATATCTAATCCAaactataaacaaaaaaatcattttgaattaGATgttcataaatgaaaattttaatctgaaatatttaattttttaatttatattttgaattggataatcagaaacatatttttaaatccaaactgtatgatagttttttttaaaaacagacatagaaataacttttaatgaaaGATAATTTGAAAGTTATAGATTTTATGGGAGTGCATGAATAAGAAAGGGAGTGCAGAAAGAAACGGTCACCTGTAGTCCAAATCTAGATTTAAGTTGTACAACTTGAAAACAGATGGTGTAGTCTCGAGTACATTACATTTTCAGTTTGTAAATTATGGAATACATTTAATGCTTTACAAATGTAATCacgaattaaatatattttaaattcgtattatatttatagattagattttttaaaacaacttataaATTCTTTAATCCATAAGTTAAACTTAGAATCTTGAATTCGCGATCCAAAATTATTCTATCGTGATAAATCCATTATCATTACCAATTCTTTGATCCGAaatgtcataattaattttttgatcGTGTTATCCCTCACttcactaaatataaaattattattttgaattgttaaatCATTTATCACAATCCACAAATAACTCATGTACCACTATCACATTTTTTGTTTATgtgtttctttcaaaaaatgaaaaccttATTTGTAAGAGTTAAAGTGAACATCTCTGTCATAAgtcaaaataattaacttttaacaATTATCAATTTAGAAGTATAGTGTAATTACTTATAATTAAGTTGATGTTAATAAAAAACtcacattaaaatttataaatatgagataagaaaataagtggtatgtatttattatgttattaatatataaacggCTTTGATATTAAAATGTCTTCTGTAAGTACCTTCCAAACTATTTAGACAAACAATCACTCTAAGACTTAAACTTTATGACAACTTTTAAATTTCAGACTTAGTTGGATATCTTATGTGATTTGACTTAGATCTTATTGTATtttataggataatgatatttaaacaacatttttttgacaacatctTATTGTATCTTATTGTATCTTAtggtcaaaaaaatgttgtttaaatatcattatctttttttaatgaaCCTCATCCTGAATAGACCCAACATGTAAACATCATctataaaactaacaaaatattaaataaatgtgtaGGTATTAAacaaattctttaaatttaataaacaatagTAGTGTAAATTATACTCAGCTAATTActattaaatatgataatatagtaaatttacattattttatccATTTTCTACCAAAGAAGATGTTGGAAATAATCACTTCCTATAACTTAAAAACATGTCATGTGTAGTTATTTATGTTATATACTTGTTTAACCATACCTTAAACATGATTCTGTTACAAGAAaagtttaattgaaataaagatttaattaaGACCCTTTTAAACTAAAAGAACTGAATTTAAATTACTAAACAAATATGAGGATAAGGTTTAAACCATAATTTTACTATCTAAAGAAGAGAATTTTGGTTTACGAAATCAATACTATTAAAAGATTTGAGTTGGTAAAAAATAGCAGGAAAGAGTCGTATTTTATAGAAGTTATTGTTAAAACCATGTTatttattgggttaaatatgtttttagtttctgggcaattttggttttagtccattttcaaaataaagtacAACTCAGTCCTCTAATTTTAGAatactctggttttagttctttttaccaattttttttttaactttatttgttgtttcaagcatgtttctcagttaacattgaagcaaaaatgtgtcaaacaaacAGGGTAAACTatctaaatgctataatgttaactgagaaacatgcttgaaacaacaaataaagttaaaaaaatttaataaaaaagactaaaaccagagttttctaaaattgaaggactaaattttaccttagtttgaaaatggattaaaaccaaaatcgtctcaaaaatatagggactaaaagcatatttaacccttatttatttcattaaattaaaatttaattattattatttaatatattaatgtgtgaaaaatattgaaacaaaaactGCGCAGaggaaaaaatatcttaaagtaAGAGAAGATTTGTCTCGTCTATAAAATAGACATTGAACTGTCACAACACCTGCAATTATTAACATAGTTTTTCgaaaaaaggaaagtaaaaaaCTATATGATATAAAGGcaatatacattattaaaaaaaaaaaaactctttcaAAATATGTGAATCTatagatttattttatgttttcagtGTGAGGTATTATCGAAAACATTAGAAATAATGACTGTGTGATATTGAGATTGAAATTTGtcttatttgtaattattgatTTGATTAATACAATTCATTTAGAAACGACAATTATCATATAATGTATGGACAGAGACAGTAGGGCCTCTATTCacgagagagagagaaaacttAATGTAAAACTTTCTACACGTGTTCTATAACATCTGAGAATTCACATGGCCAtggaatatttaaaaaaagaaagttaaatatgattttaatttcttgaaattaaattaatattcgtttctctttcaaattttaattcaaactcttttcaaaacaaatttaaattttctgtttATATACTTATACggttaaaagtgaattttaggcctaactcaaccccacaagatctgcaccccacttatatattataaattggccttatctttagtcgatgtgggacttccaacatacaACTGATActctatttaaattttcttttcatttgtatttttatagaCATAAATgtactataattaaaaatattatgacgGTAACATTCTTAATGTTAatgacatatatttattattaatcaaactggatttttttatttaaaaatatttttttattgatgaaagAGAGTTTGTATGGTGAAAATATTGGCCTTATAACCTATTTTAAAAGAAAgctataaaaaacaaaaatggaggtgtattaaaagaatatatattggGCCACAAACATTTAGAAAAGATGTAAAAATAAGATGAGAGAGgtgtaaaaagaaatacaagtgatgtgaatattattatatgtttttaaatgggttttataaaactgatttgattttttttaactagatgattttaataaattctctttttatagttttattttccttttttattttcttttttcctaattttttaataaattccatttttttaatttttttgttattacttTTCTGCatgttattattgataaaattatttaatgttgaaGTTTGAATGTTGTCACTTATTCATATTACCATTTGAAAACCATTTATCACCaatgaaataaaagattaaGAATGTGCTGTTAATTCTCGTGGTAAAAACATAAAAGCAATTCCACCTGAAGtgattatcttttaaatttaaggCATGTTTATAAAGTGTttcaaataaatgttttgatCTTCCTCATGTAAGAAAAGAACTACTAAATTCACTAAAAACTGTTGTCATACTTTCTTTATATACATTCCATTGATCAATATCAAATTTcacaagaaaataattatgtaagTCTTTTAATTTAGGtataatataacttaaattatGGGCAGTATCTTATTttgatattcaatttttattgattaatataCTATATGAAAAACTTGAAAACTTTTTTAAGGCTTTTGTCATTACATTGAAATAATCTTTGAATTTCTATGAGTCAATGATTTCTAATATCAttacaattattaatattttaataaatatttaggtttaattagtattttcgtcaaatagtaaaatttatttaatgtgatctgttgaattttttttttctatttaatcctcattttatttaaaacgattcaatatagatttttttttcattaaattacaagttggttttgttttttttttttctccacctTTAATCTTATTCAGTCTCACCCCACTTActgttctctttcttttaacCATAAGATAACATTTCATAAGACATGACTTTTCCTTCTTTctattatattgattaaaagaaatctaacaattttctctttcaattttgtttttaaaggaAGCAAATagaagatgaaagaagaaaccaaatgaatttttttatttatttataagattacttaattacaaaattaattcctatatgaaattattatgatcaattttaaataatttttgaattttttattgtacTTTTGATGAATACTTAGTAATTTCATACTATGTTTATATGAAGTTATATATGTTGATgaaaagttgtaaaaaagaGTTCTAAAGATAAACTTTTTATTGGTGATTTTAAGTGTAGTTAGTATGAATGTAGAAAACTCAATCTTGGAGGTTATCttgaaaatttaatgataaGTCATTTTCAATTAGAGAAGATTGATATACATGTAGCATGATGTCTAGGTACTTTTAGTATTACCTAAATTGCCGAACAGATTAACTTTGTGAGTGTAGTCAGGTGAAATTCATTGACAATGACTTTACAAAACATTAGAGTTCACCAAATGGACAACTCAtcataattcaatatttatacTGATTTCAGATGGTCCCactttcaatcttatttttttattaaattacaagttagttttgtttttttcttttgtctccaCCTTCAATCTTATTCCACCACTTCCTCTAGTCCCACCTCACTTACTGtgctctctctttcttttttacataatCAACCATGAGATAACACTCCATAAGAGATTACTTTTTCTCCTTTCTATTCTATTGGTCAaaagaaatctaaaatttttctctttcagttttgtttttaaaagaagcAAATATAGAAGATGAAATAAGAaatcaaatgattttttatttatttataacattacttgattacaaaattaattcctatatcaaatttttcaaataattttcaaagtaaaattatttagttattaaaataaattttaaacatatgatatgtaaaaaaagttgttatatGATAAAATCCAATAATTTGGTTGATAAAAGATTCTCATTGTGTTAggtataacttttaataattttttaattccatAATAAAATACCTTAGAGCTTAGTTGCCATAAgatatctttataaaaaaaataaatattttcattcattctaaaaataacttgaccataaaatatattttttaaaatttaaatatataaagaaaatacttatataaatttatagtttcatattttattaggtattttaatttatattaaaatgcaTTTAGGGATGATAATAACTCTTTAATGGGAAATTATTAGTCAAATTGCCAGTTTATATATGATCCCAATTGATCTTTTActaagataatgaaattaacaaGTTATTCCCTTAATATTCTAAATTAGAAAACcaagttaaattttgaaaagaaaattaaaatatttaattaaaaaataattgttcaaaTTCTATCAACATCCTTTCTTTGtcatttcaatttaatatatatatatattgcatattgagaagaaaaagaaatcccTATATAAAAATTAGGAAATATTAGTGCatcatattaaattaaaagggcaagaagaaacataaaaaaaaaaaatattagtaaaattgaagtaattttttattaattatttattgagaaattaacataaattttcttaaaatattttaatagataaaaccttgttaatatatcaatatatcacataataattacattatcaaatatcatattttattatgaattagtTTTAACCAAGGTTCATAACTGTacagtaatttttattttcattcatcctacttatatcattattttgtattatatcaTTTATTGTATACTTAGAGAGAGAAAACATGTATTTATTATAGTGTAAAATGTTTTACATTTCTAATTACAAAAAGCACTatacaaaataaactaattatcaatttttaacAGTGTTACTTAAAGAAGTTAGTAACTTTTAcctttatactttttctttgtCATCATCTGAATGTTAAGCTGATATAATCTTCTTCCTCAATAACTTTAGAACTTATGGGTCTGCACTTCAAAAATAcattatactatatttatttaaagaggTAGAACCTTGTAAACTAGAACAACACTCTATTGTACCTTAAAAAAACGACAACTTGAGACAGTTTTACTAGGTATTTCTTGTTCTGGATTCTTTAACGACACGTTGAAACAATTTTATGGAGAATTTCTGATTCTAAATTCTTAGAACGACACGTTTAAACAGTTTTATGAGAGATCTCTGATTCTAAATTCgttataaatttgttaaaaa contains these protein-coding regions:
- the LOC106763754 gene encoding putative nucleobase-ascorbate transporter 10, giving the protein MAQDNAACNHASAVTGNKGGDTNKNAGAAKKVEEVQPHAVHEQLPGVQYCIKSPPPWREAVLLGFQHFLLTLGVTVLIPTMLVPQMGGGVAEKTRVFQTLLFVSGISTFLQSLFGTRLPIVVVGSYTYIVPITSIIHARRYNSYTDSYERFIQTIRAIQGALIITACFQMAVGFFGFWRNAVRFLSPLSVVPYITFTGLSLYRFGFPLVTECVEIGLPTLVVFVFISQYLNRYIGMKRPICDRYSVLFTVTIAWLFALFLTSCTVYNNKSESTQNNCRTDRAGLITAAPWVYFPGFFQWGPPTFNAGEALAMIAASFVSFFEYTGTCYAAARYGSATPVPPSVISRGAGWVGVSAMLSGVFGSITGSTASVENAGLLALTKAGSRRVVQISSAFMIFFSIFGKLGAFFASVPMPIIAALYCVLFGYVSSGGLGFLQFCNLNNFRTKFVLGLSFFLGLSIPQYFREYYEVKEHGGIPLWLNDVVSVILMSHTTVAALVGFVLDVTLSREDDCARKDISLQWWERFSLYSADVKNDEFYSLPCRLDKLFPPS